GGTGATTAATGCCGTAATCGTACTACTGGCCGATTGGCTGCTGGCTGGCTTTAAGCTGGACGGCTTTATCTCAGCCCTGATCTTCAGCGTTGCCCTGTCCCTGGTGACTTCCGTGGTAGACATGGTTATTGACTAGGCATTCTGACTTACAACAAAAAAGCCCGGTCACAGAACCGGGCTTTTTTGTTGTGGTTGTGGTAGACTTAAGCTTTTTCGGGCAGTACTCGCGTGCGGCGGCGGCGCCACGTGCGGATACCCCAGTAGGCCGCAGCTCCTACCACTACCAATGGCCAGATGGTCACCAAACCCAGCACAAGGTCGGTGCAGAGCGTCCAGCCAGAATAAAACGACTCTACCAAACGGCTGCCAAAGGATAGAACCGGCGCATCGGGTGTCGACAGGGCAATTGGCTGGAAGTAGGTAAGGGTGATAGTGGAATAGCCAACCTGGTCGTCGAGGGTTTTGAGCCGGCTTTCCGTAGCCTCAATGTCTCCGCGAACCTCGCCAAGTTTCTCCTCTATTTCGAGAATGTCAGCTACCTTTTTGGCCTGGCTCAGCAAGGCTACATAGCGCTGCTCTACGGCGCGCTTGGTACGTAGCCGAGCCGCAATATCGGCGTGCTCAGCTGTTACATCGTCACTGCCCAGGGTCTTCGACTCCAGAGCCCCCAGCCCATTCAGATGGTTGAGCAAGTCCTGAAAGCGGGCGGGCAACACCCGAATGGTCATCTGATGCTCCCATTGGCCGTCTTCCCGCTTCTCGGAGGCATCCGAAACGTAGGCGCCAAAGGCGCGGATGAGGCTGTCCATGCGCGCGTTGGCCTGGGGCAGGCTTGCCACTTTCACCCGCACGTCGGCATGGTAGATAATCTTGCGCGTAGCTGCCGGCGCGACAGAGGGTGAAGCTGTTTCCCCAGCATCGGGAGCACCGGGAGCTTCGGGAGCTGGGGGCGGTAATTCCATGGCGTTCAGGGCTGGTGGTGTCTGCTTAGCCGTTTCGGGGCTTTGTTGGCTGCAGGCCATAGCCAGCAGAAGGATAGGTAAACTCCACACGCGTAATTTCATAGAAGAAAGGAGTAAAGTGACTAAAGCCAACCACGTTTTTCCTTAAT
Above is a genomic segment from Hymenobacter cellulosivorans containing:
- a CDS encoding DUF4349 domain-containing protein — its product is MKLRVWSLPILLLAMACSQQSPETAKQTPPALNAMELPPPAPEAPGAPDAGETASPSVAPAATRKIIYHADVRVKVASLPQANARMDSLIRAFGAYVSDASEKREDGQWEHQMTIRVLPARFQDLLNHLNGLGALESKTLGSDDVTAEHADIAARLRTKRAVEQRYVALLSQAKKVADILEIEEKLGEVRGDIEATESRLKTLDDQVGYSTITLTYFQPIALSTPDAPVLSFGSRLVESFYSGWTLCTDLVLGLVTIWPLVVVGAAAYWGIRTWRRRRTRVLPEKA